The Candidatus Amarolinea dominans genome contains a region encoding:
- a CDS encoding response regulator, which yields MTWQFSFYSIISFFTVGLLFILVRAVWLRRRMPGAPYLVGLLVAVSIWSLAAGFETASVPIANKIFWSVVSYLSTHSVPVFYLLFTLDFTQQSEWIPRRYRPLLGIMPLLTFIVAATNGWHHWLWTDFTPAPNNGLIYGHGPWFWLAVVHSYLALMTATVVMLRGLIRFPALYQRQAAALILSATFPIVSNLSYILDLNPFPGFDLTPISFSLTGIALAWALTRFQLLDLAPVARDALIENLSDGVIVLDDLGRIVDANPAARQMFDMTTLPIGQRVGTALAPWPTLVATLDDQQTQQQELLLDAQPALGLAARFVDVRLIALTDKRGRLTGRLITVRDITARRQADKELADTKAMLEAALEQTPIPLVLVTAPDGIIRIANSATRHHLDMADAPRTPELSLLTLNPTWQHFDAAGNPISVAQMPLALAVQGITTHNQEYRVRTRHGNERWELVSAAPIFNQAGELIAAFAAFPDITTIKQVQAELRQARDAAEAANRAKSAFLAHMSHEIRTPLNAVIGMTSLLVDTALNAEQIEMLNVVHASGDALLSIIDEILDFSKIESGLLELEDRPFRLVECIEEALDLVSAKAAEKKIELAYLVAPEVPGMLSGDMPRLRQILLNLIGNAVKFTDHGEVVVTVDGEPVNERFRLHIAIRDTGIGIPIERRERLFRAFSQIDASTTRRYGGTGLGLAISQRLAALMDGSIWVESEPGVGSTFYVNVLVGVTADQAPWNERDERLAGKHVLLVDGHAATRQFLQTQVHRWGMTSMAVDTGAAAVASLQNDAPLPDVAILGLRMSDYDGLQLARTLRHLDPPLICPLIILAPMADTYVARAVADLTRTTHLSKPVKSARLHDILLDLTSDQRTIAAPTPRLASSSASDIWPDTRVLVAEDNVVNQKVALLILKRLGVKADLAADGFEVLDAVAHQPYDVILMDVQMPGMDGLEATRRIRQLNLPAGQPIIVAMTASVLREDRDACLAAGMDAFVGKPVTPDQIIGILLRHQSNGVAPGSAGVSPAPQIAPPV from the coding sequence ATGACCTGGCAGTTTTCATTCTATTCGATCATCTCATTCTTCACGGTCGGCCTCTTGTTCATCCTTGTGCGGGCCGTGTGGCTGCGACGCCGGATGCCGGGCGCCCCGTATCTGGTTGGCCTTCTCGTGGCCGTTTCCATCTGGTCGCTGGCCGCTGGTTTCGAGACGGCTTCCGTGCCGATTGCCAACAAGATCTTCTGGTCTGTCGTGTCCTACCTGAGCACCCACAGTGTGCCTGTTTTCTATCTGCTCTTTACGCTCGACTTTACCCAACAGTCCGAATGGATTCCGCGGCGCTACCGCCCCCTCTTGGGTATCATGCCGCTCCTCACCTTCATCGTCGCTGCCACCAACGGCTGGCACCATTGGCTGTGGACCGACTTCACCCCGGCGCCCAACAACGGCCTCATCTACGGGCATGGCCCCTGGTTTTGGCTGGCGGTAGTCCATAGCTATCTTGCGCTCATGACCGCCACCGTGGTCATGCTGCGCGGCCTGATCCGCTTCCCCGCGCTCTATCAACGTCAGGCCGCGGCCCTGATCCTGAGCGCCACGTTTCCCATCGTCAGCAATCTGTCCTACATCCTCGATCTGAACCCATTCCCCGGCTTCGATCTCACGCCGATCTCCTTCTCGCTCACCGGCATCGCCCTGGCCTGGGCGCTCACGCGCTTTCAGTTGCTCGACCTGGCGCCGGTCGCGCGCGATGCCCTGATCGAGAACCTGAGCGATGGCGTCATCGTGCTCGACGACCTGGGGCGCATTGTTGATGCCAACCCGGCCGCCAGGCAAATGTTCGACATGACCACCCTGCCGATCGGACAGCGTGTTGGCACAGCCCTTGCGCCCTGGCCCACGCTGGTCGCCACGCTCGACGATCAACAGACCCAACAGCAGGAGCTGCTCCTCGACGCGCAACCGGCGCTTGGCCTGGCTGCGCGCTTCGTTGACGTGCGCCTGATCGCCCTGACCGACAAGCGCGGGCGCCTGACCGGGCGCCTGATCACCGTGCGCGACATCACCGCACGCAGGCAGGCTGACAAGGAACTGGCCGACACCAAAGCCATGCTGGAAGCTGCCCTGGAGCAAACGCCCATCCCGCTGGTATTGGTTACTGCGCCCGATGGCATCATTCGGATTGCCAACTCGGCCACGCGCCATCACCTGGATATGGCGGATGCACCGCGCACCCCGGAGCTCTCCCTGCTGACCTTGAATCCTACCTGGCAACATTTCGACGCTGCCGGGAACCCGATCTCCGTGGCGCAGATGCCGCTCGCCCTGGCGGTGCAGGGCATCACGACCCACAATCAGGAGTACCGGGTTCGCACCAGGCACGGTAACGAACGCTGGGAACTGGTCAGCGCGGCGCCCATCTTCAACCAGGCCGGCGAATTGATCGCAGCCTTCGCCGCCTTTCCTGACATCACTACCATCAAACAGGTCCAAGCCGAACTGCGCCAGGCCAGGGATGCCGCGGAAGCAGCCAATCGGGCCAAGAGCGCCTTCCTGGCTCACATGAGTCACGAAATCCGCACGCCCCTCAACGCCGTGATTGGCATGACGAGCCTGCTGGTAGACACGGCGCTGAACGCCGAACAAATCGAGATGCTGAACGTCGTCCATGCCAGCGGTGATGCCCTCTTGAGCATCATTGACGAAATTCTCGATTTTTCCAAGATCGAATCGGGTCTTTTGGAGCTGGAAGACCGCCCCTTCCGGCTGGTCGAGTGCATCGAAGAGGCGCTCGACCTCGTTAGCGCCAAAGCGGCCGAAAAGAAGATCGAGTTGGCCTACCTGGTAGCGCCGGAAGTCCCCGGCATGCTCAGCGGTGACATGCCGCGCCTGCGCCAGATTCTGCTCAACCTCATCGGCAACGCCGTCAAATTTACCGATCACGGCGAAGTCGTCGTCACGGTTGACGGGGAACCGGTGAACGAGCGCTTCCGTTTGCACATCGCCATTCGCGACACCGGTATCGGCATCCCCATCGAGCGTAGAGAACGCCTCTTTCGTGCCTTCTCACAGATAGATGCTTCGACAACCCGCCGCTACGGTGGCACCGGCCTGGGATTGGCCATCAGCCAGCGCCTGGCCGCGTTGATGGATGGCTCGATCTGGGTGGAGAGCGAGCCGGGCGTCGGCTCCACCTTCTACGTCAATGTCCTGGTGGGCGTGACCGCTGACCAGGCGCCGTGGAACGAGCGCGATGAACGCCTGGCCGGCAAGCACGTTCTGCTCGTGGACGGTCATGCAGCCACGCGTCAATTCTTACAGACACAAGTACACCGATGGGGAATGACGTCCATGGCCGTGGACACGGGCGCGGCGGCTGTGGCCAGCCTGCAGAACGATGCGCCGCTGCCAGATGTCGCCATCCTCGGCCTGCGCATGAGCGACTACGATGGCCTACAGCTGGCGCGAACCCTACGCCATCTCGATCCGCCGTTGATCTGCCCGCTGATCATCCTGGCGCCCATGGCTGACACCTACGTGGCGCGCGCAGTGGCGGATCTGACCCGCACGACGCACCTGTCGAAGCCAGTGAAATCTGCGCGCCTGCACGACATCCTGCTCGATCTGACCAGCGATCAGCGCACGATTGCCGCGCCGACGCCGCGCCTGGCGTCAAGCAGCGCGTCTGATATCTGGCCTGACACGCGCGTGCTGGTGGCCGAAGATAATGTGGTCAACCAGAAGGTGGCCCTCTTGATCCTCAAGCGCCTGGGGGTGAAGGCGGATCTGGCCGCCGATGGCTTCGAGGTACTGGACGCGGTGGCGCACCAGCCTTACGATGTGATTCTGATGGACGTGCAGATGCCGGGCATGGATGGCCTGGAAGCCACCCGCCGCATCCGCCAACTGAACCTGCCTGCCGGCCAACCGATAATCGTGGCGATGACGGCCAGCGTGCTGCGCGAAGACAGGGATGCCTGCCTGGCCGCGGGCATGGACGCGTTCGTCGGCAAGCCGGTCACGCCCGATCAGATCATCGGCATCCTGCTCCGTCACCAGAGCAACGGTGTTGCCCCTGGGAGCGCGGGCGTCTCGCCCGCCCCGCAGATCGCGCCGCCGGTCTGA
- the mutM gene encoding bifunctional DNA-formamidopyrimidine glycosylase/DNA-(apurinic or apyrimidinic site) lyase: MPELPEVETIARELRRDLVGRRIVDVEVRWERTIALPSAAEVKPLLVGRQIMGTDRRGKYLLFPLSGGQTLVIHLRMTGQLHVVGPEATPDKHTHLVLTLDSGRRLFFRDMRKFGRVYVVADVATILRQLGPEPLNPDLTPQQLAARLAGRKAPIKSLLLDQRVVAGIGNIYADEILFAASIDPRRPGGDLQMNEIARIHTVTRQVLAQAIFDHGSSLQNYQRPGGAKGQNQERHQVFRRTGKPCARCGTAIVRVVIGQRATHFCPQCQR; encoded by the coding sequence ATGCCAGAACTGCCTGAAGTAGAGACAATTGCACGTGAGTTACGCCGGGACCTGGTGGGAAGGCGCATTGTGGATGTCGAGGTGCGCTGGGAACGCACGATTGCGCTGCCTTCTGCGGCCGAGGTGAAGCCGCTGCTGGTCGGCCGCCAGATCATGGGCACCGACCGTCGCGGCAAGTACCTGCTTTTTCCCCTCTCCGGCGGGCAGACGCTGGTCATTCATCTGCGTATGACCGGGCAGTTGCACGTGGTAGGCCCCGAAGCGACGCCTGACAAGCACACGCACCTGGTGTTGACGCTGGATTCAGGTCGGCGCCTCTTTTTTCGGGACATGCGTAAGTTTGGGCGGGTCTATGTGGTGGCTGATGTGGCTACGATTTTGCGCCAACTAGGGCCGGAGCCGCTCAATCCTGATTTGACCCCGCAGCAGTTGGCCGCGCGCCTGGCCGGGCGCAAGGCGCCGATCAAAAGCCTGCTGCTCGATCAACGCGTGGTGGCCGGCATCGGCAACATCTACGCCGATGAGATTCTGTTTGCGGCCAGCATTGACCCGCGGCGCCCCGGCGGTGATTTGCAGATGAATGAGATTGCGCGCATCCACACGGTGACGCGTCAGGTGTTGGCCCAGGCCATCTTCGATCATGGCAGCAGTCTGCAGAACTATCAGCGTCCTGGCGGCGCCAAAGGGCAGAACCAGGAGCGGCACCAGGTCTTTCGGCGCACGGGCAAGCCGTGTGCGCGCTGTGGAACGGCGATTGTGCGCGTGGTGATCGGGCAGCGGGCCACGCATTTCTGCCCGCAGTGCCAGCGTTGA
- a CDS encoding PspC domain-containing protein has translation MNQQPVIIEGTPHYEPHRIYRSRTERQVAGVAGGLAEFLGVDPTLIRIVWLISVLFGGAGALAYIVMAIVLPEETVEHAASKPTVTRRGADVRAWASRDSNRGLLWGGVLVAAGILFLLSNFDVIPLRGLWRTFWQLFWPAVLIGVGIVLLLGISGRGVDWKGIVRGDRALLRSRSNRVIGGVCAGLAAYLGLDARLVRIVWVIASLSTVGLGVMLYILALIVIPEAPAEEAVTPSNSTVI, from the coding sequence ATGAATCAACAACCGGTGATCATCGAAGGAACACCGCATTACGAACCGCACCGTATCTACCGCTCGCGCACCGAGCGGCAGGTGGCCGGTGTGGCTGGCGGTTTGGCCGAGTTTCTGGGGGTTGACCCCACCTTGATTCGTATTGTCTGGCTGATTTCAGTTCTCTTTGGGGGAGCCGGCGCCCTGGCCTACATCGTCATGGCCATCGTGCTGCCGGAAGAGACGGTAGAACATGCCGCCAGCAAGCCGACGGTGACGCGGCGTGGGGCTGACGTGCGCGCATGGGCCAGCCGTGACAGCAATCGTGGCCTGCTCTGGGGCGGCGTCCTGGTGGCCGCGGGCATCCTCTTCCTGCTGAGCAATTTCGATGTGATCCCCCTGCGCGGCCTGTGGCGCACCTTCTGGCAGTTGTTCTGGCCGGCCGTGCTCATCGGCGTGGGCATCGTCCTGCTGCTCGGCATCTCCGGCCGCGGCGTGGATTGGAAGGGCATCGTGCGCGGTGATCGCGCCCTGCTGCGCAGCCGCAGCAACCGCGTCATCGGCGGTGTCTGCGCCGGCCTGGCCGCGTACCTGGGTCTCGATGCCCGCCTGGTGCGTATCGTGTGGGTCATTGCGTCACTCTCCACCGTGGGCCTCGGCGTGATGCTCTACATCCTGGCCTTGATCGTCATCCCCGAAGCGCCCGCCGAGGAAGCGGTTACGCCGTCCAACAGCACCGTTATCTGA
- the ftsH gene encoding ATP-dependent zinc metalloprotease FtsH: protein MNANWTKNGFVYLLILVAVAALFFSLFPQTSQVETQEISTIAEWIKQGKVASVAIVGDEVRVRVCADGRRATETACKASDQVIISRKEPIIGLTEQLTNLGVTAEQLRRLDLRVDPPSDVGNWLTFLGSLLPLVFVGALFFFLLRQAQGGNNQAMAFGKSRARMFTGDKPTVTFADVAGADEAKQELQEVVEFLKEPQKFVALGARIPKGVLMVGAPGTGKTLMAKAVAGEAGVPFFSISGSEFVEMFVGVGASRVRDLFEQAKRNNPCIIFIDEIDAVGRHRGAGLGGSHDEREQTLNQILVEMDGFDTVTNIIVVAATNRPDILDPALLRPGRFDRQVVMDRPDMRGRRAILEVHAKGKPLAADVEMESLARQTPGFVGADLENLLNEAAILTARRNKRKIGMPELQEAVERVMAGPERRSRIISDREKEIIAYHEAGHALVGHMLPNCDPIHKISIISRGMALGYTMAVPENDSVLKSKNKFEDELAMTLGGRAAEALVFTDITNGAASDLDHVTKLARSMVTQYGMSTKLGPMVFGRKADMIFMGREVAEQRNYSEDVAEEIDHEVRRLVNEAYVRAKEILSTYREKLDLLAKTLIQKETLSHEEFVALLSDLPEQAPPTQRGPSPSSVGPISTPRPTDERREQRGTLPGTPAPLPA, encoded by the coding sequence TTGAACGCCAATTGGACAAAGAACGGTTTTGTATATCTACTCATCCTGGTGGCTGTGGCGGCGCTTTTCTTCAGCCTGTTCCCTCAGACCAGCCAGGTTGAAACGCAGGAAATTTCCACGATTGCCGAATGGATCAAACAAGGCAAAGTCGCCTCGGTCGCCATTGTGGGCGACGAAGTGCGCGTGCGTGTGTGCGCCGACGGTCGCAGAGCCACAGAGACAGCCTGTAAGGCGAGTGACCAGGTCATCATTTCGCGCAAAGAACCGATCATCGGCCTGACCGAGCAATTGACCAACCTGGGTGTGACCGCCGAACAACTTCGACGGCTTGACCTGCGGGTGGATCCGCCCAGTGACGTGGGCAACTGGCTGACCTTCCTGGGCAGCCTGCTGCCGCTGGTGTTTGTCGGCGCCCTCTTCTTCTTCTTGCTGCGTCAGGCGCAGGGCGGTAACAATCAGGCGATGGCCTTTGGTAAGAGCCGGGCGCGCATGTTCACCGGCGACAAGCCAACAGTCACCTTTGCCGACGTGGCCGGTGCGGATGAGGCCAAACAAGAGCTGCAGGAAGTGGTTGAGTTTCTCAAAGAACCACAGAAATTCGTTGCCCTCGGCGCGCGCATCCCCAAGGGCGTCCTGATGGTCGGCGCACCCGGCACTGGCAAGACGCTGATGGCCAAGGCAGTGGCCGGTGAAGCTGGCGTGCCCTTCTTCTCTATTTCCGGCTCCGAATTCGTGGAAATGTTCGTTGGTGTTGGCGCCAGCCGCGTGCGTGATCTGTTCGAGCAGGCCAAACGCAACAACCCATGCATCATCTTCATTGATGAGATTGATGCTGTCGGTCGCCATCGCGGCGCGGGTCTGGGCGGCAGCCATGACGAGCGCGAGCAGACGCTGAATCAGATCCTGGTGGAGATGGACGGCTTCGATACCGTGACTAATATCATCGTCGTCGCGGCCACTAATCGGCCGGACATCCTGGACCCCGCGTTGCTGCGCCCTGGTCGTTTCGACCGCCAGGTGGTTATGGACCGCCCTGACATGAGGGGGCGCAGAGCGATCCTGGAGGTACATGCCAAGGGCAAACCGCTGGCGGCCGATGTCGAAATGGAATCGCTGGCGCGGCAGACCCCGGGCTTTGTCGGCGCTGACCTGGAGAATCTGCTGAACGAAGCAGCCATCCTGACGGCGCGACGCAACAAGCGCAAAATCGGTATGCCTGAATTGCAGGAGGCCGTGGAGCGGGTGATGGCGGGGCCGGAGCGACGCAGCCGCATTATTTCGGACCGCGAGAAAGAGATCATCGCCTATCATGAGGCGGGTCATGCGCTGGTTGGGCACATGCTGCCGAACTGTGATCCCATTCATAAGATCAGCATCATCTCGCGCGGCATGGCCCTGGGCTACACAATGGCCGTGCCGGAAAACGACAGTGTTCTCAAGAGCAAGAACAAGTTCGAGGATGAACTGGCGATGACCCTGGGCGGCCGCGCGGCCGAAGCCCTGGTGTTCACCGACATCACCAACGGCGCCGCCAGTGACCTCGATCACGTGACCAAACTGGCACGCTCGATGGTGACGCAATACGGTATGAGCACCAAACTCGGCCCCATGGTGTTCGGTCGTAAGGCGGATATGATTTTCATGGGGCGTGAAGTCGCCGAGCAGCGCAACTACAGTGAGGATGTGGCCGAAGAGATTGACCACGAGGTGCGCCGTCTCGTGAATGAAGCGTACGTGCGAGCCAAAGAAATTCTGTCAACTTACCGCGAAAAGCTGGACCTGTTGGCCAAGACCTTGATCCAGAAAGAGACGTTGTCACACGAGGAGTTCGTGGCCTTGCTGTCGGACCTGCCGGAGCAGGCGCCGCCAACCCAACGCGGCCCGTCGCCCAGCAGTGTCGGTCCCATCTCGACCCCGCGCCCAACCGACGAACGCCGTGAGCAGCGCGGCACGCTACCCGGCACGCCAGCACCCTTGCCGGCCTAG
- a CDS encoding terpene cyclase/mutase family protein yields the protein MNFFHDLSPLSTDKGILLRRLLLDHGQSVNVTPRRQLLRAGFSWLLLAILALSGPGQARANPLDGYAVHLRDPDPETGIRSTPANNTWPARTAAVVRAINWLHTQQQPDGSFGVRTADAVFLIARAGEDPDGPAWRPASFSALDALRSQIPAYLTDAGRTAKFLRAVAAAGRDVHHFAGIDLAAHLSSYYQPATGLYHPGHLYYHTLAVQGLRLASQPLPAPAVTAIIAQQHATGGWEWRIGGPLDEVDTTGLILETLPLAAVPVSSTTVISAVSFLASTQHPDGGWSLGAAGTTNSNSTALALAGLLAVEHHPLAAPFVHGSNTPLSALLALQAADGGFNFMATAAGERLMATLDALDALLRPYPGDVLPPPRLFLPFVARPPI from the coding sequence ATGAATTTTTTTCATGATCTGTCACCCTTGTCAACCGACAAGGGTATTTTATTGCGCCGCCTTCTTTTAGACCACGGACAGTCTGTAAACGTCACTCCGCGGCGCCAGCTCCTGCGCGCTGGCTTCTCCTGGCTACTGCTGGCAATCCTGGCACTTTCCGGGCCAGGCCAGGCGCGTGCAAATCCCCTCGATGGGTACGCAGTCCACCTGCGCGACCCGGATCCCGAAACGGGGATCCGTTCCACGCCTGCGAACAACACCTGGCCGGCGCGCACCGCGGCGGTCGTGCGCGCCATCAATTGGCTGCACACGCAGCAGCAGCCCGATGGCAGTTTTGGCGTGCGAACCGCAGACGCCGTTTTTCTGATCGCCCGTGCGGGCGAAGACCCGGACGGCCCGGCCTGGCGGCCTGCCAGCTTCAGCGCGCTCGATGCCTTGCGCAGCCAGATACCCGCGTATCTGACTGACGCCGGCCGCACGGCCAAGTTCCTGCGCGCGGTTGCGGCCGCGGGCCGCGACGTGCATCACTTCGCCGGCATAGACCTGGCCGCACACCTCTCCAGCTACTACCAGCCAGCTACTGGTTTGTATCATCCCGGACACCTCTATTACCACACCCTGGCCGTGCAGGGCCTGCGCCTGGCCTCGCAACCACTGCCGGCGCCGGCCGTGACCGCCATCATCGCCCAGCAGCATGCCACCGGCGGCTGGGAATGGCGCATCGGCGGCCCGTTGGATGAGGTTGACACCACCGGCCTGATCCTGGAGACGCTGCCCCTGGCCGCTGTACCCGTCAGCAGCACCACGGTGATTTCCGCGGTCAGTTTTTTGGCTTCGACGCAGCACCCCGATGGCGGCTGGAGCCTCGGCGCCGCCGGTACCACCAACAGCAATTCGACGGCGCTGGCCCTGGCCGGCCTGCTCGCCGTGGAACATCACCCCCTGGCCGCGCCATTCGTTCATGGCAGCAACACGCCGCTGTCAGCCTTACTGGCGTTGCAGGCGGCCGATGGCGGCTTCAATTTCATGGCGACGGCCGCGGGCGAGCGCTTGATGGCGACCCTGGACGCGCTGGATGCCCTGCTGCGCCCCTATCCAGGCGATGTGCTCCCGCCGCCGCGCCTGTTTCTGCCATTCGTCGCCCGCCCGCCCATCTGA
- a CDS encoding energy-coupling factor transporter transmembrane protein EcfT: MNETFHPIAWLLWLTAAALPAMLTRNPLYLLLLLLATAAVYGTLQRRTPSAQAWGVFLRAGLFLVAFSVPFNALMVHAGNLVLLRLPAAWPIVGGNITLEALLYGLSSGLNLLALLLIFAAFNLGLDQSRLLRLIPKPFYTVGVVAAIAVTFVPQMLTALQEIRDVQRLRGFRPRGLRDMGPLFLPLLTTGLERAIQLAESMEARGFSSTQTRLSGRAVLGLRLALIVSLALLLVGQFAASYWPTARAWAPLLSGAGLLLLAYLFWRQGRQIQRTRYRRWVWRRRDTWLSLACLVTLSVTGTLWLTSRIGLLYYPYPPYSPWPSFQPVLGAALALLIAPALLLPPPRRGANAETTDA; this comes from the coding sequence GTGAACGAGACTTTTCATCCCATCGCCTGGCTGTTGTGGTTGACGGCCGCCGCGTTGCCGGCTATGCTGACGCGCAATCCGTTGTATCTGCTCCTGCTCCTGCTGGCCACTGCAGCCGTCTATGGCACGCTGCAGCGCCGCACACCGTCGGCGCAAGCGTGGGGTGTTTTTTTGCGTGCCGGGCTGTTCCTGGTGGCATTCAGCGTGCCGTTCAACGCGCTGATGGTTCACGCCGGCAACCTGGTGCTGCTGCGCTTACCGGCGGCCTGGCCGATCGTGGGCGGGAACATCACGCTGGAGGCGCTGCTCTACGGCCTGAGCAGTGGGCTGAACCTGCTGGCCCTGCTCCTGATCTTCGCCGCCTTCAACCTGGGCCTGGATCAGTCGCGGCTGCTGCGCCTGATCCCCAAGCCGTTTTACACCGTTGGCGTGGTAGCCGCCATTGCTGTGACCTTCGTGCCGCAGATGCTAACCGCCTTGCAGGAGATTCGTGACGTGCAGCGCCTGCGCGGTTTTCGGCCGCGTGGTCTGCGCGACATGGGGCCGTTGTTCCTACCGCTGCTGACCACCGGGCTGGAGCGGGCCATTCAACTGGCCGAATCCATGGAGGCGCGCGGCTTCAGCAGCACGCAAACCCGGCTGAGCGGCCGCGCCGTGCTCGGCCTGCGCCTGGCGCTGATCGTCTCCCTGGCTCTGCTGCTCGTGGGTCAGTTTGCGGCCAGCTATTGGCCAACCGCGCGGGCCTGGGCGCCGCTGTTGTCGGGCGCGGGGCTGCTGTTGTTGGCGTATCTTTTTTGGCGGCAAGGGCGGCAAATTCAGCGCACACGCTATCGCCGCTGGGTGTGGCGCCGGCGCGACACCTGGCTCAGCCTGGCCTGTCTCGTTACCCTGAGCGTCACCGGCACGCTGTGGTTGACCAGCCGCATCGGCCTGCTCTACTACCCCTATCCGCCCTATTCCCCCTGGCCGTCGTTTCAACCGGTGCTGGGCGCGGCCCTGGCCCTGCTCATCGCGCCCGCGCTGCTGCTGCCTCCGCCGCGCCGCGGCGCGAACGCCGAGACAACTGACGCGTGA
- a CDS encoding site-specific DNA-methyltransferase translates to MVTQLRKYSIIDVQAAKEVAMVWLEQAQLQNAVTFGLPEVDDRYHVWRVPLLNQTGQERIGEVVIDARTSLILENKSTAPGTLEARLLGRKVESAPSAPRARDTYALSALRNTVIQGDSEAILSDLPAGSVDLIFTSPPYYNARPEYTDYVTYEEYLLKIRKIMQQAHRVLAEGRFFVMNVSPVLIRRANRSEASRRIAVPFDMHRLFTEEGYEFIDDIIWEKPEGAGWATGRGRRFAADRNPLQYKPVPVTEYVLVYRKQTSRLIDWNIRAHSNQALVEASKIGDDYEHTNIWRIKPAYDERHPAIFPLELAEKVISYYSFKDDVVLDPFAGAGTVGKAAIKLGRRFVLIEQNPQYVAVIREEMPKWLGKEAEQVLTINCAAVDSQLLEAPLESFVGL, encoded by the coding sequence ATGGTAACGCAGTTGAGGAAATATAGCATCATTGATGTACAGGCGGCCAAAGAGGTCGCCATGGTTTGGTTGGAACAGGCGCAACTGCAAAATGCTGTGACCTTTGGCCTGCCGGAAGTAGATGACCGCTACCATGTTTGGCGTGTGCCGTTGCTCAACCAAACGGGCCAAGAGCGCATCGGGGAAGTGGTCATAGATGCACGGACATCGTTGATTCTGGAAAACAAATCAACGGCGCCGGGCACGCTTGAGGCGCGTCTTTTGGGCCGCAAGGTTGAATCGGCACCATCGGCGCCGCGTGCGCGAGATACGTATGCGCTCTCTGCGCTGCGGAATACGGTGATCCAGGGTGACTCGGAAGCAATACTGTCTGATTTGCCGGCCGGCAGCGTTGACCTGATTTTTACGTCGCCGCCCTATTACAACGCACGACCGGAATACACGGACTATGTGACGTATGAAGAATATCTACTGAAAATTCGAAAGATCATGCAGCAAGCGCATCGGGTACTGGCCGAAGGGCGCTTTTTTGTGATGAACGTGTCGCCGGTGCTGATCCGACGCGCCAATCGCAGCGAAGCCTCGCGTCGTATCGCCGTGCCGTTCGACATGCACCGCCTGTTTACCGAAGAAGGCTACGAGTTCATTGACGACATCATTTGGGAAAAACCAGAGGGCGCCGGATGGGCCACCGGACGCGGACGCCGCTTTGCCGCCGATCGCAATCCACTGCAGTACAAGCCGGTGCCGGTGACCGAGTATGTGCTGGTTTATCGCAAGCAAACCAGCCGCCTGATTGACTGGAACATTCGCGCCCATTCGAACCAGGCGTTAGTGGAAGCCTCGAAAATTGGCGATGATTACGAGCACACCAACATCTGGCGCATCAAGCCCGCGTACGATGAGCGCCATCCGGCCATTTTTCCGCTGGAATTGGCCGAAAAGGTCATCAGCTACTACTCGTTCAAGGATGATGTCGTGCTTGATCCGTTCGCGGGCGCCGGCACGGTCGGCAAGGCGGCCATCAAGCTGGGCCGGCGTTTTGTCTTGATCGAACAAAATCCACAGTACGTGGCGGTAATACGCGAAGAGATGCCCAAATGGTTGGGCAAAGAAGCTGAGCAAGTCCTGACCATCAACTGCGCCGCGGTTGACTCCCAATTACTCGAGGCGCCTTTGGAGAGTTTTGTTGGTCTGTAG
- a CDS encoding rhodanese-like domain-containing protein — protein MGVFDAIKRAVGLGKQEKPVSWPASVPEPEPEPIQVAELTPAELVAQQAAGKPFVLVDVRSSGEQFIGHLVGARLLPMPTLPRAISELDKTAPTVVYCAHGYSSVAAAGYLMQQGFGEVYSLKGGITTWQAEGNPVEEPYKQARSGK, from the coding sequence ATGGGTGTTTTCGATGCCATCAAGCGCGCGGTTGGCTTGGGCAAGCAGGAGAAGCCGGTTTCTTGGCCGGCCAGTGTGCCGGAGCCAGAACCGGAACCGATCCAGGTAGCGGAGTTGACGCCGGCTGAGCTTGTGGCGCAGCAGGCCGCCGGCAAGCCGTTTGTGTTGGTGGACGTGCGCAGTTCTGGCGAGCAATTTATTGGCCACCTGGTTGGCGCGCGCCTGCTGCCCATGCCGACGTTGCCGCGGGCCATCAGTGAGTTGGACAAGACCGCGCCCACGGTAGTTTACTGCGCCCATGGCTACAGCAGCGTGGCCGCGGCCGGCTATCTCATGCAACAGGGTTTCGGCGAAGTCTACAGCCTCAAGGGCGGTATTACAACCTGGCAAGCTGAAGGCAATCCGGTGGAGGAGCCTTACAAGCAAGCGCGCAGCGGGAAATGA